CAATGATATGGACAATTTAAAGTCATCGTTCTTTCAGATAAAAGCATTTGCTGTGGAGATTTGTGTAACTTTTGTGGGCTTATCTAAACAAGGGGGCTCTCTGGTTCTTTTACGCCAACTATACCTGTTGATAGCTTTGCTTTGGTGCTTTTTAGCGAGAAAGGATCAATGAATTTGTTTTGTAATAAAGTTCAATGCTAGAACAAAACAACATATTGTAATAAAGTTCAATGAAGAATTTCAAAGTGATATAGATACATACATGTACAGGCACTCTAACTCAACTAGCTTTTCATTAACTTTCAAAAGGAAGGGGTTAGCTAATCCTTCAGAACTTGTCCTTCAATTGATCTCGAACAGTTTTCCCATCATCGTTAACAAGAAATTTGGTCTAGTTAGCAACATAAAGTGTTGATGACAGATTAGTGAATGAGCATATACTGCAACCATGCTTTACACCTAAAACCTTTCAGAAGTTTGATAGCTTCGCATTCCAACACTAGTTTCTTGATCACTTGAACTGTAGTTGCGGGATTCTATCTCCATGTTTCCTGCCTGGTGCCTTCTGTTTCTCCGGTCCTTTTCCGAGTTTAAGAGCAACATCAGCAATTAAACATGCAGTTTAAATCATGCATAATTTAGTAAATACCTCACGATATGGAACTTCATCTGCTTCGAGCATTCGAACAACCTGACCCATCTTGGGTCTCTTATCAGAATCAGGGTCGACACATCTTAGCGCAACCAAAAGGGTGCGCTTAAGCACTCGTATAGCTGGTTTCACCTCAAGATTCGGATCCACGACTTCTTCAGCCCTTCTATTCCCAACCATCATTTTAAGCCACTCAACTAAATTCACCTGGCAAGGAGACAATGAGTGTGGATTTCAAGATGAGAAAATTAATCCTCTCTATACCATTATCATATAGTCATTAAAAATTGTCAAAGTACAAGTCAAGAAGTTTGGAAAACATATTTAGAAGAGTTCTATTTAACATTAATTCAATTCTATATACCATTTGTCATACCTCATTTGCTGGCCTGCTGTAATCTACAGGATCCCTACCAGTAACTGTCTCCAGTAACAGCACTCCAAAGCTATAAACATCACTCTTCTCGTTTAGAAGACCAGTGTTAGCATATTCAGGAGCCACATACCTGAAGTTAATGACCCAATGTGGATGTTCATGTCAACAGTCCCCTCTCTTTacaatttatatataaatttacaaAATACTAATGCTACCAAACATAGAGAGGCCTACATCAAGAACGTACGTACCCAAATGTTCCCATAACTCTAGTTGCAACGTAACTTTTATCCGAACCCAGGAGCTTGGCCAATCCAAAATCAGATATCTTTGCATTACATTCATCATCAATCAAGATATTACTTGATTTGATATCTCGATGCACAACTTTTGGTTCAATTGCTTCGTGTAGATATGCAAGCCTGGAAAACATTCAGTAATCCATATTTCTCAAAAACACATTTGGTTGACTCCTAATGATTTAGCTAAATCAAAGCTTCCTAAACATATAATATGAATAATCAAAAGAGAGCATATATTTCTCTATGTATCATGCTTGAAGTCACACTTACGCCTTAGCCGTGCCAAGGATAATCTTCATGCGATTCTCCCAACTGAGTACAGCATGTTGATGCATGGCTCCATGTAGCCACTGCTCTAAATTGCCATTATTAACATACTCATACACAAGCATCCTGCAATATATAGAGTAGCCAAGAAAATGAGATCAATGAACTTAATTAAAGCCTAATTTTCATTCAAGCCTTTACCATGAAGACATAGTATGTCAATTCCATATCCAGTTAGCTGTCTTGATCTACAACCTGATTGAGTTAGTTTACAATGTTTTCTTTTGTACTATGTACTAAGCCCATTTTCCCATATGCTTGATAAAGAATCAAATGTGCCTTCCTAAGGACACTAGtgtcttcttattttttttgtataattTAGTGTTCCTACAGCCATTCCTTGTAAGTTTGAACTCTTGTTGCCTTTGACTGTGTTTTAAAGTTATTTGGCGAGTGAAACATATGGTTATTTAACTGCACCGAAGTGGAGATTCAACATGAAAAAACATACAAAAGAACTGGTCATAGAATGTTTTAACCTATGAATTCCTTCAATACAATATCCCAAAAGCCTCACTAGATTCTTGTGTCGAACATGACCAATGGCTTCTACTTCCACTCTGAACTCCTTCTCTGCCTGCCCCCTACATGATCCATCCATTTATTAAGAAAAACATTAACTGCACAAAACAAATGAATAAAAAGATGACACGGTAACACTGTTGTAATGACCTAATCAATACGTGAAGTGTTCGACTTACAGATTGTTTAGAAGTTTCTTGACAGCAACCTCAGATCCATTTATTAAACGGCCCCGATAAACAACTCCATATCCACCCTCCCCAAGAACATTCTCTTTGGAGAAACGATTTGTAGCAAGCTCAAGATCCCTTAGAGTAAACCAGTGACCCCATCCTAGATGTGAGGACTCTGGTAGTCCAACTAAAGGAGATGCAGAAACGAGTGCATATCCGGAATAAGTTTTCCTAGTCAGTCCTGAGCTTCCTTCATCACCAGAATATGAACTCCCAGCCCTGTCATTGTGGTATATTGAGCTTGACTGACTCATGTTATCCGCATCACTCGACTTGCTCATGGTCAATTGTGCAAGTGTCTTTCCCGAATCCATATCACTGAATTTGTCTTGCGGGAGGAAGAAAGGACCTTCCCTGTCCTGAAGAGTTTGAGCAACGGACTGTTTACCAACTCTGTCGACCGTGATTTCCTTTGAGACATTTGGTATTTGTGAGATCGGCAAGGTGTCAAAAGACCTCTTTGTCTTTCTCTTGGATGCCACCCATATGGACAAGATGGAGAGAATGAAGACGATCAAAACACCAATGCAAATGCCAATGATAACCCAAAGTCTCAGACCCAAAACTGGCGTCTTTTGTGTTAATTCTGCGTGCAATGAGCTATCAGATGACATCCTCGATCTGGAATTGGCAGACCACGAGATTAGTGGTTATTCCAAAATCACTTGCAGTTTGATGCCATTGTGAAAGTAATCCACAATGTTAACAATGTTTACAACAAGAAAGAGTTCAGTCTGCAAATAAGCTTAAGAAGTAAGAGCAGCAAAGAGGAGTGAACAATTCTTACTTCTTTGAAAAAAAACAGGAAAACAGGGAGGGGGCCTTAAATTAGTACTGACAATGAAATCAATAAATAATTAACggcataaaaaaaattagagattGAAAATGCAGATATGCAAGATATAATGAACAAAAAAAAAGATCGAACAAAGAATCTTGCCATTCAGTGTCACCCTAAACAACAAGAACCCACCTttcaagagaaaagaaataaaaaagaggaagaagttaCCTCTTTTGGTCGTCCGATCTTTGTAATCTTTCAATCAACAAGTAAGAAATAGGATCCTTCAACGCCGAAATGCAGCTAGAGCGCCATCAACACAGGAGAATCAAACGGCTGAGGCCTCCGACATCGAAGAAAAACCGAACAACCAAAGAATGACCAGCAAAGATCCAATCTTTGAAAGGTTGGACTGAGGAAAAAGACCTCTCGGTCTCAGGCAGAATAGCTGAAGGCTGCTGCAGTTTTGGCTGGGCTAGGAAGAAAGAATCATAATAACTATCTAGGGGCAGGAGGATTCCTGAAATTGGGAAGAGGGATCGATGATCATGGGAGGGTGAACCGACGAGAAAAGGAAAGGAGTAAAAAGCGAGACAGTAAGTAGTACAGGGTGAGCATTCAAAGAAAAGCTGGGGAATAGAGATGAAACATGAAGATGGGAGAGAGAAATAAATAAATGTGGTTTCAGATCATGATgaggtgagagagagagagagacagagGGGTCAACTTGGAGGGCAAAACTCCAAATCCTGCTTACCATCTCACCCTCCCACTTTCCCTTTCCTATTCCTACTGTGAAAGCTCCCTTCCACTGTCATCTCAGGTGCTGAAGTGACCATCTAGCCCtcacaacggctatctcaaccTGTCACTTATCATCAGGCTGTAAGCAGATCGGCAGTCGTTTACTAGATTATCAACGTGTTCATGGCAATAAATTTTCTACTGTCGCAGATCTTTTTGACGAAGATCATAGGTACGGAGATGGACCAATAAGGCCATATTCCTTGGTGGATTaagcatttaattagtggacCAGCTGTTATCCACTCAAACATTAATGCAAAAACTAAGATCAGAGATTAATGATGAAGGGCTATTGTCTTCACCACTAAGGTCCATCCATATTCACCTTCAACAGCCACGAACCTTTCTCTTGAGAAAATCTTTAATTGATTATGACGAAGTCAAACAAATCCCACACAACATCCACAGCGTGGATTCTGACCATGGGCAGAGAGTATGCATAAGATATttattatagcaaggaaagtggTGGTGTTTTGGATTGCTGGGCAATGGGCATGTGATAATATTACTGGCTTGTTGGCGTCTGGCGATCGAATTGGATAAAGGGCATGCAGAGCGCTGCATCACATGCCGCCCACAGTCGAAGCAAATCCCTTTGCTAATTGACAAGGGATCACAGCTCGAGTGGCTTGCTTACAAAGAAAGCCAAAAGCACACCCTTTGCTACTTGGCAAGGGGCTCCTCCACccgatttagatttttttttttgttaactgGTTGTAGGGAAACACAATGCACGCCCCTAGACAGAATAATGGATGCTATACAGCCGTTCTCATATCGTCCGACGTTCTGGACTTGCTTGCCTTGTCAGTTTAAAGTTGATTGATCATTGCTCTTCCTCAACTGATCGTAGATAAATGTTCAAAAATACACATCTTTTCATGttttattagaaattatcttGTTGCGTGATCATTTTCATATAAAAAGGTCGTTAGAACAAATGTCATTTATTTCTTTCTTGATTTGTTTTGCTTCAATTAGAAATTGTCTTGTTATATCTCGTAAGACACATTAATGATCGTCAAAGTTTATGAAAAGGAAGAAAATTAATGTTCTTAAGCAGTGGTGGATCCAGACAAAAAAGAAAGAGAGTGCTCAAAGAAGAGAGCTGGAGTTTGTCTTCCTTCTCGTTGCCCCTCGGACTACAGTATACTGGTGGAATTTTTCGGGAGCAAAGGGGTGCTCAAGCACACCCCGCTCCCCCTAGATACGCCACTGTTTTTAAGGAAAAAGCATTTTTACCTTTACCGTGATTTTTCATTTTGTTAAGGCATCATTCTATAACTATTATCTCTCTTCTAAGATGCTCCTGGACAATGATGCAACATTAGGGCATCTTTTTAATTTTCCAAATATCTAAGAATCAAGTTTCAATTTCaataaattaatgaataaatttttcttaataggTGTTTGATCTATGAACATTGAACTGATGAGTCGCTCGCTTCGAGCGCTTCCCAATTTACCCTGATAGTCGATAAAAAACTTTTATAGAACCTAACCGGTCAACTCAGAATTAGTTGACATAACCTGGATACCTGATGTAACATTATATCTCTTCTAAGATATTTAAACAATTACTAaaaatatgttggatcgagaaaacattagagaggggggtgaatagcgtgctTAGTGTGCATTCAAAATTGTTAGAGAGTAAAGATGATGCTTCtggttttacttgatttgcaTTCTCGTGGTTACTAAGTTTGACTGCTTTTATTAGGTAATCATTATCAATTCActtctttataaaaaattaggTTCGATAACAATCTTACAGACCCTTAACTAAAAGCATACAGAGAAACTAAATCAATAACAACTTGTGTTACTAAATACTAGACTCGTTTGAGCTCGTAGTGGCATCGCAACATTGTTGTGTCGTTGTAGCTTGAGCATAGCAGCATTTTGTAGTTGGAGAAGTGTAGATTAATCGTACAAAGTCTTTGGTCGTGACCTTCTTTTGTCACTCTCTCCAGGCGCTTCGATCGGTACAGGTTGCCTCCAACAACCTCTATCCTACTTCGATGTTAATTCGACCAATCCAAGCATctggtgttggtgcaatcgacctctagagtttcaatgtttgataatataccAATATTGGGTCAGATTGACTAAAGGTTAATCCAAATAGGATTTGATATttggaaaagagaagtttaataaGTGACTCAATGTTGGACTAGATGACTAGAAAGGATAAGTCTTAACCGAAGGTTAGGTAGGTGAGAAGTTTATTAAGTGACTAGTTCTAACTGGAGATTAGAcaaaatggaagtcctggtgagtaaagttagACAATGGAAATCctaataagtgaagctaggccatagtgagtgaaggtagacaATGctttcctagtgagtgaagctagacaatggaaatcccagtgagtgaaggtaggtcctagtgagtgaagccaggtagtagaagtcctggtgagtgaagccaaacaatggaagttttagtgagtgaagttagacaaccTTAGGAGTAGGTAACCTTAGAGAATGAGAAGTCATGAAGGAGTAAACTCTAAGTATGTATGACCGACTAGTTTTTGATTGATGGTGCGTAGCCGACCAGACCAACAAATTCTTAATACTGCTAACACTATTTTACTTTACTGTTTTATATTTATTGTACTAACTCAGTATTGTAGGTAAGTCTTAATAGATCGGATTGATCAGACACTAAGTAGGACCAGATGTTTGATAAGCAAGTGGAGGTAAGCACCGGAaaagagagatccagtgaggacgagtcctaGTGGGACTATAGGCACGGTTCAACTTAGAGTTATTTCAGATGTCTAACCTGAGACaataactagatcctggtcttgataaaataatatctaattaataattttatcttgttgtgttaactctatttttCAAGTTATTTGTTGTTATTTGAAGTAATGTATCGGAGTTAGTTTGCAAAAATCAACCTCGGATAAATAGAGTGTTCGAGGTGCCTCAAAGTTATGAAGAGGTACCCTGGATTAAGAGGAGGCGCTCTCGCGCGGATAAACTTCGGGGATAGAAGTTTACTGCGCAAAGGTGCCCTGGAGCATATTAGAGGTGCCTCGGAGGTATGCGAAGGAGCCTCAAAGCgtttggaggcaccctcacatGGATAGAAACTGAAGGTTTCGGAGTTGATAGAGTCCGAAGTCTACACTATCAGATTTGAGGGTCGAGGTGCCTTAGATGAGGTTCGAGGCACCCTCAACACTTTTTATAAGCAGTGTTCGGCCAGCACTTGAATAAATTTCACACGCTTATTCTTGATCATTCTGCCGCTTCGTTCTTCAACTACTGTGACTCTACTATGCTCGATCGCTGCCAGCAGACTGATACCAACACACAAGCTCAATCAAATTCCATTCTTCTAAGTGTTCGTAACAATTTCATTTATTGCATATCTCTTatacttgcaaaagaaaagtgTAGGGTTATTACACTTTTCTAtctatgtatttttatattcAATTGCTCTACCGGGAGTTTACCGATAGAAAATTTAATGGATTGTTCATCAATAGATCTAAGAGACCTAAGTCTTAGGGTATAAGTCGttgaagactccgaaccaagtaaattgaccGTGTTCTATTTTCTTTTACTTTAATTTATTCCATTGTGTATTGACTTTTATAAAAccgaaaaagataagtttttaaaatacacatgattcatcccccccccctcctcctcctcctcctcttcttatgTGCAACGATCCTACACCTGGATCCCTTCAACGTGCTTAGCCAGTTGATGTAGCAACACCTCATCGAAACTCTATCTGACCTCTTCCATCGAAGCTTTCTTCCCAAGTGTCTGGATCCCTTCTAAGTGTATGGAAGCTAATGTGCGCTAACCAACAAAGATGCACCACCTCATCTGGACTCGGAGTTGAGTTTTGAACTATTCAGGCGCCCAGACCTCTAATCGCCTTGATCCACTCCTGGCACCCAGAGTCCCTTTTTTTCGACTAGCTCCTTTTTTTCCCTACATAATAATGTTATCACAAAtataataatgattaattatgaTTGACAGCTCTTCGAGCTGTCCAGTCTCAACTTTTGGTGTCCCGTAAAATCTTAAGTTGGATCAACACCTACTGCTCTTTTTCTGAGAGTGCATCATCACCACTCCATTAGAGAGAGTTTACTTGGTGGCAAACGTTAGTCCACCTAACCTGTTTAGACTTTTGTCCAGTTGATCTAAACCCTCAAGATTTTTTGCTAGACCTCTGGATCTTAACTTGTCTAGATTTCAGCCTAGTATCCTCGACTCCAGGGTTTCCTATTCAATGTCATCGATCTGTCAAGACTTCTTACCTAGTCTTATTGACCATAAGTTCCTTGTCTAGTCCCATCGACGAAGACTTTCTTGTTTAGCCTCAACTAAGACTTTCCTCGGGACTTTCCACTAGACCTCTGATCCTCAATCCATCTAGAATTCTGTCTAGTGTTCTTGACCCAGGGCTTCTCACTCGATGTCCTCGATCTACCAAGATTTCCTATCTAGTCCCACCGACTAAGACTTTCTTATCTAATCCTATCGATCAGGACTTCCTTAGTTAGCCTTAATTAGGACTTCCCTTAATACTTAATAAGCATATCAAAATCTCAAACATACTTAACTTTTAATATTTTACCAATATCAAAACTTAAGCTCGACGGACAActacaaaatataaattaaaaatatcaatATTGATTGCATAATAATTATTTAGTCAATATACAATGTTTTTTTAGAAGTATATTTGTTTAACTTTTCATTTGGATTATATATTGTATTAAATATATTCTTATTTAATAAGTCTTGTTATTATGATTATCTTGTTATACTGTAACAATATAAACGTGGTTTAAATCTTAATATCAAAGCTTTGGATGCGacttattaatttgatttaaattaattaaatgattttgcTATCTAGAGTATTTAGATAAATTATCTATCCTTatttttttagataatttagGTAATAATATTTaagacaataatttttttattattgtaaatATGAAATATTTATTCGACCATAAATGATGAAATTTATTTAActaatttgattaaaaatatacaatgctaaaataattaaattttaaaaaatatttatggagGATCATCCATCCTCTTATTTCTAATAGACATGACTTCCAGCATAAACTTGATTAGCCCTATAATCGTTCGAACCTCCGGGCTCAACTCCCTATTTCTTATGGGCATGACTCCTAGCCTCCTAGCGTAAATCCGATCGGCCCCAGAGCCGGTCCGATCTCCAGGGCTCAACTCCCCCTTCTCATACGCATGACTCCCAACATAAACATGATTGACCACAGAGTCGGTCGGACGTTCGGGGCTCAGCTCTCCATTGCTAATGGGCATAACTCCCAGCATAAATCCGATTAGCCCCATAGTCGTTCAGACCTCTGGGTTCAACTCCCCATTTTTAATGGACATGACTCCCAACATAAACATGATCAGCCCCATAGTCATTCGGACCTCCGggctcaactccccacttctcatgaaAATGGCTCCCAACATAAACTCGATCGGCCCTAAAGTCAGTCGAATCTCCGGGGCTCAACTCCCACTTCTTATGCGCACAGGGGCGGATCCAGGGGGCGGCATCAGCGGTCACCCCCCTTCCCCCCTTGCCGGCGGTGGAACCCCTAGTATTATGGGGTTCCACAGGTGGAGATGGAGGATATCACCCCTTGTTTATCATGATCACCCCTCCATACTTGAATTCCTGGATCCGTCACTGCATGCACATGACTCTCAGCGTAAACTCGATCGGACCCAGAGCTAGTCGGAGCTCAGCTCCCCCTTTTCATGGGCATAACTCCCATTATAAATCCGATCAGCCCCGGTACCAATCAGATCTCCTGAGCTCATCTCCTCACTTCTCATGGACATGGCTCCCAGCGTAAACCCGCTCATCCCAGGGCCGATCGGACCTTCGGGGATCAgctcctcacttctcatgggcatgactttCAACATAAATCTGATCGGCCCTAGAGCCGATTGGATTTCCGAAGCTCAGCTCTCCACTTCTCATGAGCATGACTCCCAGTATAAACCCGACCGGTCCTAGAGTAGGTCGGATCTCCAAGGCTAAGCTCCCCCTTTTCATGGGCATGTCTCCCAACATAAACCCAATTGTCCCCAAAGTCTGTTAGGCCTCTGGGCTCAGCTTCCCACTCCTTATGGGCATGACTTCTAGCATAAACTCAATTGGCACCACAACCAGTCGGATCTCCGGGGCTTGGCTCCCCATTTCTTATGGGCATGACTTCCAGTGTAAATATGATTAACCCCAGAGTCGGTCAGATCTTCAGGGTTCAACTCC
The genomic region above belongs to Zingiber officinale cultivar Zhangliang chromosome 11A, Zo_v1.1, whole genome shotgun sequence and contains:
- the LOC122031040 gene encoding probable receptor-like protein kinase At2g42960 encodes the protein MSSDSSLHAELTQKTPVLGLRLWVIIGICIGVLIVFILSILSIWVASKRKTKRSFDTLPISQIPNVSKEITVDRVGKQSVAQTLQDREGPFFLPQDKFSDMDSGKTLAQLTMSKSSDADNMSQSSSIYHNDRAGSSYSGDEGSSGLTRKTYSGYALVSASPLVGLPESSHLGWGHWFTLRDLELATNRFSKENVLGEGGYGVVYRGRLINGSEVAVKKLLNNLGQAEKEFRVEVEAIGHVRHKNLVRLLGYCIEGIHRMLVYEYVNNGNLEQWLHGAMHQHAVLSWENRMKIILGTAKALAYLHEAIEPKVVHRDIKSSNILIDDECNAKISDFGLAKLLGSDKSYVATRVMGTFGYVAPEYANTGLLNEKSDVYSFGVLLLETVTGRDPVDYSRPANEVNLVEWLKMMVGNRRAEEVVDPNLEVKPAIRVLKRTLLVALRCVDPDSDKRPKMGQVVRMLEADEVPYREDRRNRRHQAGNMEIESRNYSSSDQETSVGMRSYQTSERF